The following is a genomic window from Flavobacterium crassostreae.
GTATTTGCTACTAGTGATGCTGTAACTAAAATGTTATTTCATTTGTTATTTGAAAACAAAAGATTTGAAATCTTAGAAGCAATTGCATTAGAATATAATAACTTATTTGATACCCTCAATGGAGTAGAAGTAGCTAAGGTTACTACAGCAATTCCGATGGATGCCGCTTTAGAAGCTAAAGTTTTGGCTAAAATAGCAACCCTATCAGATAAGAAAATTACAATCGAAAATACCGTAGATCCAGCAATTATTGGGGGATTTATATTAACAATAGGTGACAAGCAGTACAATGCTTCTGTTGCTAACCGATTACAAGTATTAAAAAGAGAATTAAGTAACTAGTTTTTATTACACATTAAGTGTCTAAATTATAAATTAAGATGGCGGAAATCAAACCTGCTGAAATTTCAGCAATATTAAGAAAGCAAGTAGAAGGTTTTGAATCTGGTGCTACACTAGAGGAAGTAGGAACGGTACTTCAAGTTGGAGATGGTATTGCTCGTATTTACGGGCTTTCGAATGTGCAATATGGAGAATTAGTAGAATTTGACAATGGCCTAGAGGCTATTGTACTAAATCTTGAAGAAGACAATGTTGGTGTGGTACTTTTAGGACCATCCACCGGAATCAAAGAAGGATCAACTGCAAAAAGAACACAACGTATCGCTTCTCTTAAAGTAGGAGAACAAATGGTAGGACGTGTAGTAAACACACTTGGATTTCCAATTGATGGAAAAGGACCAATTGGTGGAGATTTATACGAAATGCCTTTAGAAAGAAAAGCTCCTGGAGTAATTTTCCGTCAACCAGTTACAGAACCATTACAAACCGGAATAAAAGCAGTAGATGCAATGATCCCAGTAGGTAGAGGACAACGTGAGCTAGTTATTGGTGACCGTCAAACGGGTAAATCTACAGTTTGTATTGATACAATCTTAAATCAAAAAGAATTTTACGATGCAGGGAAACCCGTATTTTGTATCTATGTTGCCATTGGACAAAAAGCTTCGACAGTAGCAGGAATTGCAAAAATGTTAGAAGAAAAAGGTGCTATGGCCTATACCGTTATTGTAGCAGCTAATGCTTCTGACCCAGCTCCAATGCAAGTATATGCTCCTTTCGCAGGTGCAGCCATTGGAGAATATTTTAGAGATTCAGGTCGTCCTGCTTTAATTGTTTATGATGATTTATCTAAACAAGCAGTTGCTTACCGTGAGGTATCTCTTTTATTAAGAAGACCACCCGGA
Proteins encoded in this region:
- the atpH gene encoding ATP synthase F1 subunit delta; protein product: MSGTRAAIRYAKAILEIAQSKGVAPAVSMDMKTIASTIKENQELSNFILNPTLKVEQKENALLEVFATSDAVTKMLFHLLFENKRFEILEAIALEYNNLFDTLNGVEVAKVTTAIPMDAALEAKVLAKIATLSDKKITIENTVDPAIIGGFILTIGDKQYNASVANRLQVLKRELSN
- the atpA gene encoding F0F1 ATP synthase subunit alpha, whose amino-acid sequence is MAEIKPAEISAILRKQVEGFESGATLEEVGTVLQVGDGIARIYGLSNVQYGELVEFDNGLEAIVLNLEEDNVGVVLLGPSTGIKEGSTAKRTQRIASLKVGEQMVGRVVNTLGFPIDGKGPIGGDLYEMPLERKAPGVIFRQPVTEPLQTGIKAVDAMIPVGRGQRELVIGDRQTGKSTVCIDTILNQKEFYDAGKPVFCIYVAIGQKASTVAGIAKMLEEKGAMAYTVIVAANASDPAPMQVYAPFAGAAIGEYFRDSGRPALIVYDDLSKQAVAYREVSLLLRRPPGREAYPGDVFYLHSRLLERACKVIADDGIAKNMNDLPDSLKGIVKGGGSLTALPIIETQAGDVSAYIPTNVISITDGQIFLDGDLFNSGVRPAINVGISVSRVGGNAQIKSMKKVAGTLKLDQAQFRELEAFAKFGSDLDAVTLNVIEKGKRNVEILKQGLNDPYTVEDQVAIIYAGSKNLLKNVPVNKVREFEKDFLEFLNNKHRATLDALKAGKLTDEITDVIQSVAKEVSAKYN